One window of Leptotrichia sp. oral taxon 498 genomic DNA carries:
- a CDS encoding pyridoxal phosphate-dependent aminotransferase: protein MKERFSDRVQNMQYSPIRKLVPYIDEAKKEGVKVYQFHIGQPDVETPDTFFEGLDNYKEKIVKYANSAGILELRETFVKAYKKVGIDISTEEILITQGGSEAIQISLQTICNPGDEILVPEPYYTNYDSFLRAADAKLVPIETVIENHYHLPKKEEIEKLITPKTKAILFSNPSNPTGIVFTKKEMEIIKEIALKYNLFVISDEVYRQFIYDEEIESQYQSFLTMKEIEDRVILVDSISKHYSACGARIGVIASKNKEFIAQALKFCQARLSVSTIEQYASANLINTLDTYIDNTKLEYKVRRDMIFKNITKIPGVITYKPSSALYLVAELPVDDIEKFVIWLLTEFRYKNQTLSFAPGPGFYTTPGKGTKEARFSFCTHNLIEIENGMKVLKHALEEYNKNNK from the coding sequence ATGAAAGAGAGATTTTCAGATAGAGTACAAAATATGCAATATTCACCGATTAGGAAACTTGTTCCTTATATTGATGAAGCAAAAAAAGAAGGAGTAAAAGTTTACCAATTTCATATTGGTCAACCTGATGTGGAAACTCCGGATACTTTTTTTGAAGGATTGGATAATTATAAGGAAAAAATTGTAAAATATGCAAATTCCGCAGGAATACTGGAGCTCCGAGAAACATTTGTAAAAGCTTATAAAAAAGTGGGAATAGATATTTCAACAGAGGAAATTTTAATAACTCAAGGTGGGAGTGAAGCGATTCAGATTTCACTTCAGACAATTTGTAATCCAGGTGACGAAATTTTAGTTCCAGAACCTTATTACACAAATTATGATAGTTTTTTAAGAGCGGCTGATGCAAAATTAGTTCCAATTGAAACTGTTATCGAGAATCATTATCACCTTCCAAAGAAGGAAGAAATTGAAAAATTGATTACACCTAAAACTAAGGCGATATTATTTTCAAATCCATCAAATCCGACAGGAATTGTATTTACAAAAAAAGAGATGGAAATAATAAAAGAAATTGCACTAAAATATAATTTATTTGTAATTTCTGATGAAGTTTATAGACAGTTTATTTACGATGAAGAGATTGAATCGCAATATCAGTCATTTTTAACAATGAAAGAAATTGAAGACAGAGTTATTTTGGTTGACAGTATTTCAAAACACTATAGTGCATGTGGAGCAAGAATCGGAGTTATAGCTTCAAAAAATAAAGAGTTTATAGCTCAAGCGCTAAAATTTTGTCAAGCTAGACTTTCTGTATCGACAATTGAGCAATATGCGAGTGCAAACTTGATTAACACTCTTGACACTTATATAGACAACACAAAATTGGAATATAAAGTTAGAAGAGATATGATTTTTAAAAATATAACAAAAATTCCAGGAGTTATTACCTATAAGCCTAGCAGTGCCCTGTATTTGGTTGCGGAATTACCTGTGGATGATATTGAAAAATTTGTAATTTGGCTGCTTACAGAATTTAGATATAAAAATCAGACATTGTCATTTGCACCAGGGCCTGGATTTTATACGACACCTGGAAAAGGGACTAAAGAAGCTAGATTTTCATTTTGTACACATAACTTGATTGAAATTGAAAATGGAATGAAAGTTTTAAAACATGCCTTGGAAGAATATAATAAAAACAATAAATAA
- a CDS encoding ATP-grasp domain-containing protein, whose amino-acid sequence MNFVYISPQFPKTNWEFCDRLKKNGVTVLGIADAEYDSLDVKLKDALTEYYKVSSLENYDEVLKAVGFFTHKYGKIDWIESNNEYWLVNDSRLRTDFNVTTGIQFNKISGIKEKSKMKKSYKKAGIPTADYSMVTTLAKAKKFIEKVGYPVIVKPDNGVGASDTHKISNEEELKTFFKTLNKDVKYIMEEYIDGDLVSYDAIINSKGEPLFETGIFEPTIMDVVNEGLDVYYYVEKEMPQKLLEIGRVAVKGFGVKSRFIHLEFFKLRKDKEGLGKKGDYIGLETNMRPAGGYTPDMYNYANNTDVYQIWADMVAFDEIRNANLNENLEKNYCFYASRRDNNEYVYSHEQIKEKYANEIMMDERMPDIFAGAMGNYMYTAKFKTEEEMNEFKKMVHEKK is encoded by the coding sequence ATGAATTTTGTTTATATTTCACCACAATTTCCAAAGACAAACTGGGAATTTTGTGACAGATTAAAAAAAAATGGAGTAACTGTTTTAGGAATAGCAGATGCCGAATATGATAGTTTAGATGTCAAATTAAAAGATGCTCTGACTGAGTATTACAAAGTGTCGTCTTTAGAAAATTATGATGAAGTTTTAAAAGCTGTGGGATTTTTTACACATAAATATGGGAAAATAGACTGGATTGAATCAAATAATGAATATTGGTTAGTTAATGATTCAAGACTTCGTACAGATTTTAATGTTACGACAGGAATCCAATTTAATAAAATTTCAGGAATAAAAGAAAAATCAAAAATGAAAAAGTCTTATAAAAAAGCTGGAATTCCAACAGCAGATTATTCAATGGTAACAACTTTGGCAAAAGCTAAAAAATTTATTGAAAAAGTAGGTTATCCTGTTATTGTAAAACCTGACAACGGTGTTGGAGCAAGTGACACTCATAAAATTTCAAATGAAGAAGAATTAAAAACTTTTTTTAAAACATTAAATAAAGACGTAAAATATATAATGGAAGAATATATTGATGGAGATTTGGTTTCCTATGATGCGATTATAAATTCAAAAGGAGAGCCACTTTTTGAAACAGGGATTTTTGAACCAACAATTATGGATGTGGTAAATGAAGGATTAGACGTTTATTATTATGTTGAAAAAGAAATGCCACAAAAGCTTCTTGAAATTGGAAGAGTTGCAGTAAAAGGATTTGGAGTAAAAAGTAGATTTATTCACTTGGAATTTTTCAAATTGAGAAAAGATAAAGAAGGGTTGGGTAAAAAAGGTGATTATATCGGACTTGAAACAAATATGCGTCCTGCAGGTGGATATACACCAGATATGTACAATTATGCAAACAATACGGATGTCTATCAAATTTGGGCTGATATGGTAGCTTTTGATGAAATAAGAAATGCCAATTTAAACGAAAATCTTGAAAAAAATTATTGTTTTTATGCAAGTAGAAGAGATAACAACGAATATGTTTACTCACATGAACAAATAAAAGAAAAATATGCAAATGAAATTATGATGGATGAAAGAATGCCGGATATTTTCGCTGGAGCGATGGGAAATTATATGTATACCGCAAAATTTAAAACGGAAGAAGAAATGAACGAATTCAAAAAAATGGTTCACGAGAAAAAATAA
- a CDS encoding esterase family protein → MQIEYIREYSPILDREVEFKRYGYSGKPVLVFPSQDGNCNQYEEFGMIDVLSDFIEQGKIQVFCVGSVDLESWSDLNGNPRYRIEMQERWFEHICYEMVPRIQYISWRSDIIVTGCSMGGSHAGILFFRRPDLFDTLISLSGQFDARMFFGNYMDDLVYNNSVVDFLKDMPWNHPYLDLYRQKNIIICIGQGAWEGELLPSNRELDRILCEKQVPAWFDYWGFDVAHDWPWWRIQIRYFMEHIL, encoded by the coding sequence ATGCAAATAGAATATATAAGAGAGTATAGTCCCATACTTGATAGAGAAGTGGAGTTTAAAAGATATGGTTATTCTGGAAAGCCAGTGTTGGTATTTCCTTCACAAGATGGAAATTGCAATCAATATGAAGAATTTGGAATGATTGATGTTTTGTCGGATTTTATTGAACAGGGGAAGATTCAAGTTTTTTGTGTGGGAAGTGTTGATCTTGAAAGCTGGTCAGATTTAAATGGAAATCCTAGATATAGAATCGAAATGCAGGAGAGATGGTTTGAGCACATTTGCTATGAAATGGTTCCTAGAATCCAATATATTTCTTGGAGAAGCGATATAATTGTTACAGGATGCAGTATGGGTGGATCTCACGCTGGAATTTTATTTTTCCGTAGACCAGACTTGTTTGATACATTAATTTCTTTAAGTGGACAATTTGATGCGAGAATGTTTTTTGGTAACTATATGGATGACTTGGTTTACAACAATTCGGTGGTTGACTTTTTAAAAGATATGCCTTGGAATCACCCTTATTTGGATTTGTATAGACAAAAGAATATAATTATTTGTATTGGACAAGGGGCATGGGAAGGAGAACTTCTTCCAAGTAATAGAGAACTTGATAGAATTTTATGTGAAAAACAAGTTCCTGCTTGGTTTGATTACTGGGGATTTGATGTCGCTCACGACTGGCCTTGGTGGCGAATCCAGATAAGATATTTTATGGAACATATTTTATAA
- a CDS encoding YciI family protein, producing MSMFAIISTYKKNLDEVDKKREEHLAYVKNFILSGKFLVVGRKNPIDGAVIIAHNVTKKELEEIFENDPYYMNGLAEYAITEFNPASFANGLKDILEKLKK from the coding sequence ATGAGTATGTTTGCGATTATTTCAACTTACAAAAAGAATCTAGACGAAGTTGACAAAAAAAGAGAGGAACACTTGGCATATGTTAAAAATTTTATTCTTTCTGGAAAATTTTTAGTTGTAGGAAGAAAAAATCCTATTGACGGAGCTGTTATTATTGCTCATAATGTTACAAAAAAAGAATTGGAAGAAATTTTTGAGAACGATCCATATTATATGAATGGCTTGGCAGAATATGCGATAACTGAATTTAATCCAGCGTCTTTTGCAAATGGACTAAAAGATATTTTGGAAAAATTAAAAAAATAA
- a CDS encoding tetratricopeptide repeat protein codes for MGIFDFFNKPEEKKHNSEEKKKETETNKKKFVDEFKIVKDASELEEVSCYDNFGKEIKMKKKEWIQKKLEPAIKKNWNNVENLHPVIIDAFSKNLYNEVKEAVFRFYAKDHNFERKLNLLGTFYIKTGTPEQATELYERNLNSENMTESLCISYAEALEMEEKYSEAEKKYLDALEKNPNSSVAFKRYFDIVKKRSNLEYESKLEKLSSIKGNWRAKVMEAVVFFKHGNREMGNFYLMSALKESSYNSEVMSLTSSIYILNQMYEEFEKYVLPYYTPEKHGVQTTLNVLEYYYSKRKYNEGLELCKFVSKYPWIEYYRKFMKLEEKFLKLKIKKTESRNKNEKNKLLPKNKFFSTNKPIWYYEFNKPEFLLNQTKRVKPNILILPLTSIGEKSEVAENLAISLPLYLNENLHYKTNLNYQVAIVYRGENLFVPKSKYSVDYMKKIRESNTNLNYILSGNILKTKNVERYEIEIYLYDVFNEQKLMLVSRAYDEQNLFQVQNDLLKKINNFFDRNIAIKYEKDMGNLVLFSQKLKFLLEPKEYKKHHSWRYKKLLSDQIDVVLEDRKNDLKKINLLALLYEVKRTNSQLLKEQKPLIYSMNIEGIFETQTLKVLAPIIFNIFDDEENFLANLEALNITDSTYVEWVKRFIENES; via the coding sequence ATGGGAATTTTTGATTTTTTTAATAAACCTGAGGAAAAAAAACATAATTCCGAAGAGAAAAAAAAAGAAACCGAAACTAATAAAAAAAAATTTGTTGATGAATTCAAAATAGTCAAAGATGCTAGTGAATTAGAAGAAGTTTCCTGTTATGACAATTTTGGAAAAGAAATAAAAATGAAAAAAAAAGAATGGATACAAAAAAAATTAGAGCCTGCAATAAAGAAGAACTGGAATAATGTAGAAAATTTACATCCAGTAATTATAGATGCTTTCTCAAAAAATTTATACAACGAAGTCAAAGAAGCTGTTTTCAGGTTCTATGCCAAAGACCATAATTTTGAGAGAAAATTAAATTTGCTGGGAACGTTTTATATTAAGACAGGTACTCCAGAACAAGCAACAGAACTTTATGAGAGAAATTTAAACAGCGAAAATATGACGGAGTCACTTTGTATTTCTTATGCAGAAGCGTTGGAAATGGAAGAAAAGTATTCAGAAGCTGAAAAAAAGTATTTGGATGCATTAGAAAAAAATCCAAATTCTTCAGTAGCATTTAAAAGATATTTTGATATTGTGAAAAAGAGAAGCAATTTGGAATATGAAAGTAAATTGGAAAAATTATCTTCAATAAAGGGAAATTGGCGTGCAAAAGTTATGGAAGCTGTAGTTTTTTTTAAGCATGGAAATAGGGAAATGGGCAATTTTTATTTGATGTCGGCATTAAAAGAATCTAGTTATAATTCTGAAGTAATGAGTCTTACTTCGAGTATCTATATTTTAAATCAGATGTATGAGGAATTTGAGAAATATGTCTTGCCATATTATACTCCTGAAAAACACGGAGTTCAGACGACTTTAAATGTATTGGAATACTATTATTCAAAAAGAAAATATAACGAAGGACTGGAACTTTGTAAGTTTGTGTCAAAATATCCTTGGATTGAATATTATAGGAAATTTATGAAATTGGAAGAAAAATTTTTAAAGTTGAAAATAAAAAAGACAGAGAGTAGAAATAAAAATGAAAAAAATAAGTTGCTTCCAAAAAATAAATTTTTTTCAACAAATAAACCAATTTGGTACTATGAGTTTAATAAACCAGAATTTTTGTTAAATCAAACTAAAAGAGTGAAACCTAATATTTTGATTTTACCATTGACTTCGATTGGAGAAAAATCTGAAGTTGCAGAGAACTTGGCGATTTCTTTGCCACTTTATTTAAATGAAAATTTGCACTATAAAACAAATCTAAATTATCAGGTAGCAATTGTTTATCGAGGTGAAAATTTATTTGTTCCAAAATCAAAATATAGTGTTGATTATATGAAAAAAATAAGGGAATCAAATACAAATTTAAATTATATCTTGTCGGGAAATATTTTAAAAACTAAAAATGTTGAAAGATATGAAATAGAAATTTATCTGTATGATGTTTTTAATGAGCAAAAATTAATGCTTGTAAGTAGAGCATATGATGAACAAAATCTTTTTCAGGTACAAAATGATTTGCTGAAAAAAATAAATAATTTTTTTGATAGAAATATTGCGATAAAATATGAGAAAGATATGGGGAATTTAGTTTTATTTTCTCAGAAATTAAAATTTTTATTGGAGCCGAAAGAGTACAAGAAACATCATTCCTGGCGATATAAGAAACTTCTTTCAGACCAGATTGATGTAGTTTTGGAAGATAGAAAAAATGACTTGAAAAAAATAAATTTACTAGCTTTGCTGTATGAAGTTAAAAGAACAAACAGTCAATTATTAAAAGAACAAAAACCTTTGATTTACAGTATGAATATTGAAGGAATATTTGAAACTCAGACATTAAAAGTTTTAGCACCGATTATTTTTAATATTTTTGATGATGAAGAGAATTTTTTAGCCAATTTAGAAGCGCTAAATATTACAGATTCAACTTATGTTGAATGGGTAAAAAGATTTATTGAAAATGAAAGTTAG
- a CDS encoding MATE family efflux transporter translates to MLFSKQSAEERREMILNGNILTTLLFLSVPTLMVGIIQALIPLSDGLFLNNLGGVLVASSVSFSQPILNTMIALSQGLGAAAMAMIGKLYGRGIIRAVKETTLQIFVFSFFIGLGLIPVCVILAFFIAEYTTPEIKNNVFIYISLYSLVIPFNFLASIYNAAKNSIGRPEVPLIRIFILLILKIIFNTVFLYFFKLKIFGAVIATFCSYVVVTIWMYHDLFIKKDDMRLEIKKYKFIPPIVKKLLRIGFPSMISYMLIQLGFFLINTEVEKYGAISLNAQGIASNINSICFILPASIGITVTSMVSMNMGIGNIKKSKKIFYCGIATSIVIAILIIALILPLDEVLTLSFTREKAVLEIANKALNIYTYSVISFGIFCVCQGVFIALGRTKVPMFMSVLRIWFFRYLFILFTKSFLGVYSVFWGNLFSNMCAGILFFILVLKINWSNKNV, encoded by the coding sequence ATGTTATTTTCAAAGCAATCGGCAGAAGAACGCCGTGAAATGATTTTAAATGGAAATATTTTAACAACACTTTTATTTTTATCCGTCCCAACTCTCATGGTTGGAATAATTCAAGCGTTAATCCCGCTTTCAGACGGACTTTTCTTAAATAATTTAGGTGGTGTACTTGTCGCAAGTTCAGTTTCATTTAGTCAACCAATTTTAAACACAATGATAGCTCTCTCGCAGGGACTTGGTGCCGCTGCAATGGCAATGATTGGAAAACTCTATGGTCGTGGAATTATTCGTGCTGTAAAAGAAACAACTTTACAAATTTTTGTATTTAGCTTTTTTATCGGTTTAGGATTAATCCCAGTCTGCGTAATTTTAGCTTTTTTTATAGCTGAATATACAACCCCAGAGATAAAAAATAATGTATTTATTTATATCTCGCTTTATTCATTGGTCATTCCATTCAATTTTCTAGCTTCGATTTATAATGCGGCAAAAAATTCCATTGGACGACCAGAAGTTCCATTAATAAGAATTTTTATCCTGCTTATTTTAAAAATTATTTTCAATACAGTTTTTTTATATTTTTTTAAATTAAAAATATTTGGAGCAGTAATTGCAACATTTTGCTCATATGTTGTCGTAACAATTTGGATGTATCATGATTTGTTTATAAAAAAAGATGATATGCGTCTAGAAATAAAAAAATATAAATTTATTCCTCCTATCGTGAAAAAATTACTCCGAATAGGTTTTCCATCAATGATAAGTTATATGTTAATTCAATTAGGCTTTTTCTTAATAAATACAGAAGTGGAAAAATATGGCGCAATATCCTTAAATGCTCAAGGGATCGCATCAAATATAAATTCAATTTGTTTCATTTTACCAGCTTCCATTGGAATAACCGTTACAAGTATGGTAAGTATGAACATGGGAATCGGAAATATTAAAAAGTCTAAAAAGATTTTTTACTGCGGAATAGCAACAAGCATAGTTATAGCAATTTTAATAATTGCTTTAATTCTTCCTTTAGATGAAGTATTAACTTTATCTTTTACAAGGGAAAAAGCTGTTTTGGAAATTGCGAACAAAGCTTTAAATATTTATACTTATTCCGTGATAAGTTTCGGAATTTTCTGCGTTTGTCAAGGAGTTTTCATTGCTCTTGGTCGAACAAAGGTTCCAATGTTTATGTCTGTATTAAGAATTTGGTTCTTTAGATATTTATTCATTCTTTTTACAAAGTCATTTTTAGGAGTTTACTCTGTTTTTTGGGGAAATTTATTTTCAAATATGTGTGCTGGCATTTTATTTTTTATTTTAGTTTTAAAAATAAATTGGTCAAATAAAAATGTTTAG
- a CDS encoding deoxyribonuclease IV: MLKKEIFKIGSHVGMSGKNMFLGSVKEAISYGSNTFMIYTGAPQNTRRKPIEELNIEAGLKLMGENGIDIDDIVVHAPYIINLGNAVKPETFEIAVQFLRTEIERTDAIGAKRIVLHPGAHVGESASTGIDKIIEGLNEVLTKEQKTTVALETMAGKGTEIGRSFEEIAKIIDGVKLKDKLTVCFDTCHVHDAGYDIVNDFEGVIEQFDKIVGIDRISVIHLNDSKNVCGAHKDRHENLGFGNIGFEVLNKIAHFEKFSHLPKILETPYVALSDDKKAKKVPPYKFEIEMLRNGKFDEDVMEKIKNQ; the protein is encoded by the coding sequence ATGTTAAAAAAAGAAATTTTTAAAATAGGTTCGCATGTGGGAATGAGTGGGAAAAATATGTTTCTGGGTTCTGTGAAAGAAGCTATTTCTTATGGCTCAAATACATTTATGATTTATACTGGAGCTCCACAAAATACCCGAAGAAAGCCAATTGAAGAATTGAATATTGAGGCTGGGCTTAAACTCATGGGAGAAAATGGGATTGATATAGATGACATCGTTGTTCACGCTCCGTATATTATAAATCTTGGGAATGCTGTAAAGCCTGAAACTTTTGAGATTGCTGTGCAGTTTTTGAGAACGGAGATTGAAAGGACAGATGCGATTGGAGCAAAGAGAATTGTGCTTCATCCTGGAGCTCATGTTGGGGAAAGTGCGTCGACAGGGATTGATAAGATTATTGAAGGATTAAATGAAGTTTTGACAAAAGAACAGAAAACGACTGTGGCACTTGAGACGATGGCTGGAAAAGGTACGGAAATTGGGAGAAGTTTTGAAGAAATTGCAAAAATCATTGATGGTGTAAAATTAAAGGATAAACTGACAGTTTGTTTTGATACTTGCCATGTTCACGATGCTGGATATGATATTGTGAATGATTTTGAAGGAGTTATTGAACAGTTTGACAAAATTGTTGGAATTGACAGAATTTCAGTTATTCACTTGAATGATAGTAAAAATGTGTGTGGTGCACATAAAGATAGACACGAAAATTTGGGATTTGGAAACATTGGCTTTGAAGTGTTAAATAAAATTGCACATTTTGAAAAATTTTCTCATTTACCTAAGATTTTGGAAACACCTTATGTGGCTTTGAGCGATGATAAAAAGGCTAAAAAAGTTCCGCCGTATAAATTTGAGATTGAGATGTTGAGAAACGGGAAGTTTGATGAAGACGTGATGGAGAAAATAAAAAATCAGTAA
- a CDS encoding immunity protein YezG family protein gives MKKLQEDFFKKLNSIIKDMAYQLEYGISDEWEKMYFRADMDDNFGGKVNFYFNTTENKEYKCCTEIPKMYNVPEKEYYEYFGKVYESLIFLKELFLEYKRTTWKAITIIVDKKMTIKTDYDYTDWLSSPYDSDLLLEYFFKYKYLGEMPKTENREKLFKKIEKYQKRVVTCVSNKK, from the coding sequence TTGAAAAAATTACAAGAAGATTTTTTTAAAAAATTAAATAGTATAATAAAAGATATGGCATATCAACTAGAATATGGAATATCAGATGAATGGGAAAAAATGTACTTTCGTGCAGATATGGATGATAATTTTGGTGGAAAAGTAAATTTTTACTTTAATACGACTGAAAACAAAGAATATAAGTGTTGTACAGAGATTCCTAAAATGTATAATGTACCCGAAAAAGAATATTATGAATATTTTGGAAAGGTGTATGAATCATTAATATTCTTGAAAGAGTTATTTTTAGAATATAAACGGACAACTTGGAAGGCGATAACTATAATTGTAGATAAAAAAATGACAATAAAAACAGATTATGATTATACGGATTGGTTAAGCAGCCCTTATGATTCAGATTTATTGCTAGAATATTTTTTTAAGTATAAATATTTGGGGGAAATGCCTAAAACTGAAAATCGGGAAAAGTTGTTTAAAAAAATTGAAAAATATCAGAAACGAGTAGTTACATGCGTTTCGAATAAAAAATAG
- a CDS encoding transposase → MINKTFGCVRFVYNTILYTANKIYEETGKNKIITPASLKNENQFLKEVDSLALANAQLNVKRSFTNFFQKRAKFPKFKSKKTSVKSYTTNCVNNSIRIEENKYLILPKLKKVKLKYHREIPKNYRIKSVTLTNSNGNYYVSVLTEFEKEIQKVASKDKVIGLDFSMSELFVSSENQRADYPRYFRMLEKKLKELQKSLSRKVKFSKNWYKQKMKISKLHEYIKNCRRDFLHKLSKKLSEIYNAVVVEDLNMKGMIRSLNFGKSIGDNGWGMFLRMLEYKLMFLGKQFLKIDKWFPSSKTCSRCGNVKEELKLSERSYKCECCGIEIDRDYNAALNIRDIGKEMLKY, encoded by the coding sequence TTGATAAACAAGACTTTTGGATGTGTCCGTTTTGTTTACAATACAATTTTGTACACTGCGAATAAAATTTATGAAGAAACTGGAAAAAATAAAATAATTACACCTGCCAGTTTGAAGAATGAAAATCAATTTTTGAAAGAAGTAGACAGCTTGGCACTTGCAAATGCTCAATTGAATGTAAAACGATCGTTTACAAATTTTTTTCAGAAGAGAGCGAAGTTTCCAAAGTTCAAATCTAAAAAGACTAGTGTTAAAAGTTATACGACAAATTGTGTGAACAATTCGATACGAATTGAAGAAAATAAATATTTGATTTTGCCAAAACTGAAAAAAGTAAAATTGAAATATCATAGAGAAATACCAAAGAATTATAGAATAAAGTCGGTAACATTGACAAACAGTAATGGAAATTACTATGTTTCTGTTTTGACGGAATTTGAAAAAGAAATTCAAAAGGTAGCTAGTAAAGATAAAGTGATTGGACTTGATTTTTCAATGTCTGAATTATTTGTCAGTTCTGAAAACCAAAGGGCTGATTATCCAAGATATTTTAGGATGTTGGAGAAAAAATTGAAAGAATTACAAAAATCATTATCGAGAAAAGTGAAATTTTCTAAAAATTGGTATAAACAAAAAATGAAAATATCAAAATTACATGAGTATATCAAGAATTGTCGAAGAGATTTTTTACATAAATTATCGAAAAAATTGTCTGAAATATATAATGCTGTGGTTGTTGAGGATTTGAATATGAAAGGGATGATCCGGTCATTAAATTTTGGTAAAAGTATAGGAGATAATGGATGGGGAATGTTTTTGAGAATGCTTGAGTATAAACTGATGTTTTTAGGGAAACAATTTTTGAAGATAGATAAATGGTTTCCATCGTCGAAAACTTGTAGTAGATGTGGAAATGTTAAAGAGGAACTGAAATTATCAGAAAGAAGTTATAAATGTGAGTGCTGTGGAATTGAGATTGATAGAGATTATAATGCGGCACTGAATATAAGAGATATTGGAAAAGAAATGTTGAAATATTAG
- a CDS encoding NAD(P)H-dependent oxidoreductase, producing the protein MTKNKELTKKEMLEIFNRRYACKKYDKTKVVSDEDFMAIIEAGRLSPSSFGLEPWKFILVKNEEMLNDMREFAWGAINSLNGASHIVMVLARKGVTGDSDYFERIGKEIKNISDENLKIRKEFFIKFQKEHFKLLESERALFDWASKQTYIAMVNMMNMAAALGIDSCTIEGFNKEIAEKYFSEKGVFDLKEYGISYFVSFGYRDEDITPKTRRKLSEVYEVVE; encoded by the coding sequence ATGACAAAAAATAAAGAATTGACAAAAAAGGAAATGCTTGAAATATTTAACAGAAGATATGCGTGCAAAAAATACGATAAGACAAAAGTTGTTTCAGACGAAGATTTTATGGCAATTATTGAGGCAGGGAGACTTTCTCCTAGTTCTTTTGGGCTTGAGCCTTGGAAATTTATTCTTGTGAAAAATGAGGAAATGCTGAATGACATGAGAGAGTTTGCTTGGGGAGCAATTAACAGCTTGAATGGGGCGAGCCATATTGTTATGGTGCTGGCTAGAAAAGGTGTTACTGGTGATAGCGATTATTTTGAAAGAATTGGGAAGGAAATAAAAAATATTTCTGATGAAAATTTGAAGATCAGAAAAGAATTTTTTATAAAATTTCAAAAAGAGCATTTTAAGTTGCTGGAAAGTGAAAGAGCATTATTTGACTGGGCTTCAAAACAGACTTACATTGCAATGGTAAATATGATGAATATGGCTGCGGCTCTTGGGATTGACAGCTGTACGATTGAAGGATTTAATAAAGAAATCGCTGAAAAATACTTCTCTGAAAAAGGTGTCTTTGATTTGAAGGAATATGGAATTTCATATTTTGTAAGTTTTGGATATAGGGATGAAGATATTACTCCAAAAACTAGAAGAAAACTTTCGGAAGTTTATGAGGTTGTTGAGTAA
- a CDS encoding NAD(P)H-dependent oxidoreductase gives MSKDTELKRKEIIEVFNRRYACKKFSTKKRVSDEDLKTILESARLSPSSFGLEPWKFLLLRNEKMREDFKEFSTGAINSLNGATEIVIILAKKGITADSEFFRHSYKDVKKLPDDVFEIKKNSFSMLQEKNMKLLENERTLFDWASKQTYIALGNMMTVAAYLGIDSCAIEGFNKEKVEKYLSDMELLDLSEYGVSVMVSFGYRDEEQPEKIRRELKDVLEIIE, from the coding sequence ATGTCAAAAGATACAGAATTAAAAAGAAAAGAAATTATAGAAGTATTTAATAGAAGATATGCATGTAAAAAGTTTAGTACAAAAAAGAGAGTGTCCGATGAAGATTTGAAAACAATTTTAGAAAGTGCAAGATTATCACCAAGTTCGTTTGGGCTTGAACCTTGGAAATTTTTATTGTTAAGAAATGAAAAGATGAGAGAAGATTTTAAGGAGTTCTCAACTGGAGCTATAAATAGCTTGAATGGAGCAACAGAAATTGTGATAATTTTGGCTAAAAAGGGAATTACTGCGGATAGTGAATTTTTCAGACATAGCTATAAAGATGTAAAAAAATTGCCAGATGATGTTTTTGAAATTAAGAAAAATAGTTTTTCAATGTTGCAGGAAAAAAATATGAAATTATTGGAAAACGAAAGAACTCTTTTCGACTGGGCTTCAAAGCAAACTTACATTGCACTTGGAAATATGATGACTGTTGCAGCTTATTTGGGAATTGACAGCTGTGCAATTGAAGGATTTAATAAAGAAAAAGTCGAAAAATATTTGTCAGATATGGAACTTCTTGACTTAAGTGAATACGGAGTTTCTGTGATGGTAAGTTTTGGGTACAGGGATGAAGAACAGCCTGAAAAGATAAGACGAGAGTTAAAAGATGTTCTAGAAATAATTGAATAA